The genomic region CCAATCCAATGCCCCAACACCGTTTACTATAATGATCTCGGCATGCTCTATCCAAGTCCTGTGCAAAGCTTCGTGCCCAATAAGCCACATCATGAGAACTAACATAACGATAGTGTTTTTCATGACGTAACTGCTGCTCTGATTTAGACATGGTGATCGCCAAGTTCAATGCATCAGCCACGGCATCAGTGTCCCAAGGGTTAACCCTGATTGCTCCACTTAAAGAAGGTGAGCAGCCAATAAATTCAGACACAACAAGCATGCTTGTCTGAGGAGAATCTGCTGTCATGCCTAAAGCTGTATTCACGGGTGGAGTTCCCTGCCGGCAAACAATATATTTGTAAGGAACTAAGTTCATTCCATCCCTCACAGCATTCACTATACAACATTCTGCTACAGCATAATACGCTGTCTTCTCGTATTGAGGAACATGTCGATCAATCAGAACCACTGGTTCATAATTAGGTGAACCATAAACCTCATTTATCCTTCTGGCAGTTAAGTATGTCTCACTCTTTGCTTCCTGTACATCTTTCCCCGATCCCCTTGCGGGATTTATAATTTGAACCAGAACTATGTTGCCCTGCAATTCTGGATTCTGCTGCAAGAGTTGTTCCAAAGCTATGAACTTTAAGCTGATTCCTTTAAATATATCCATGTCATCAATACCAAGAATCAAATTTTTCCCCTTATACTGCTCTTGAATCTCTTTAATTTTGGAAGTTGTATCGGGAAGATTCAACACAGATTCAAGCCGACCCATATGAACACCTACAGGCAGAATTTTAATGTACACTGTGCGGCCAAAATAATCAAGCCCAATATGTCCTCGCTTTGATTCATAGTCCAGCCCCAGCATTCTACTGCAGCATGAGAGGAAGTGACGTGCATAATCAAATGTATGAAACCCAATGAGATCGCAGTTTAGCAAACCCCTCAAAATTTCATCACGGACCGGCAAAGTTCGATAAATTTCGGATGAGGGAAATGGGCTGTGAAGGAAGAATCCTAGCTTTACTCGATAGTACCGCTTCCTCAAAAACGTTGGGAGAACCATCAAGTGATAGTCATGAACCCAGATACAATCGTCCTCGGGATTAATAACTTCCATCACCTTGTCTGCAAATATTTTGTTTGCAGATACATAGGCCCGCCACAGTGAGCGATCAAATCGGTCGCCGTGGTCTGGACACATGGGCAGCATGTAATGAAAAAGAGGCCATAATTGCTGCTTGCAGAACCCTAAATAAAACTTCTTCTGGAGATCACTGGGCAAGAACGTTGGTACACAATTGAACTCCTCCAGCAGTTTCTGTGCGACTTCTTCTTGTTCACTGGTATCAATTTCAGCCTTGAGAGACCCCACATAAACAACCTCATTTTCAGATGAAAACCCATCCTTCAAATGTAACAAAATTGAATCCTCATCCAAACTGAAACACCATTTCTTCGTTTGTGGATCCCTTTTAGCATGTAATGGTAACATATTTGCCACAACAATTTTCCTCTCACGACAGGCAGATGAACTGGCATCTGAATCGTCACCATTGCTATTACTATCCACATCAGATATAATACCAGGAACAGTCATCACCCTTGGAAGAGCCCTTGGAGTACAAGGAATATCCAAAAGGCCTCCAGATGCCAAATCAAAAAGGTTTGCGCAGGATCTTGACGCCATGACTGCTACAATTCCTTCTTACTTGAATCATACAGATTAACACAGCACAAGATGAGATTTTCAACTGTCAGAGTAGTCTACAAACCTACACACAgcaaaaaaatatgaaagagtGATCATATCATTGAATTGCTGCCACCGAATAAATCCATTTCCACGCCTACGACAAATAAAGCATTAAAAATACCCATTCCAGTTTTCATTGCTGGTCAACAGAATCAAAGTAATGACGATCCACTGAGCATGCTTTGGCTCACTAATTCTCACATTTTATGTTCGACAGA from Pyrus communis chromosome 4, drPyrComm1.1, whole genome shotgun sequence harbors:
- the LOC137731137 gene encoding probable alpha,alpha-trehalose-phosphate synthase [UDP-forming] 9; the protein is MASRSCANLFDLASGGLLDIPCTPRALPRVMTVPGIISDVDSNSNGDDSDASSSACRERKIVVANMLPLHAKRDPQTKKWCFSLDEDSILLHLKDGFSSENEVVYVGSLKAEIDTSEQEEVAQKLLEEFNCVPTFLPSDLQKKFYLGFCKQQLWPLFHYMLPMCPDHGDRFDRSLWRAYVSANKIFADKVMEVINPEDDCIWVHDYHLMVLPTFLRKRYYRVKLGFFLHSPFPSSEIYRTLPVRDEILRGLLNCDLIGFHTFDYARHFLSCCSRMLGLDYESKRGHIGLDYFGRTVYIKILPVGVHMGRLESVLNLPDTTSKIKEIQEQYKGKNLILGIDDMDIFKGISLKFIALEQLLQQNPELQGNIVLVQIINPARGSGKDVQEAKSETYLTARRINEVYGSPNYEPVVLIDRHVPQYEKTAYYAVAECCIVNAVRDGMNLVPYKYIVCRQGTPPVNTALGMTADSPQTSMLVVSEFIGCSPSLSGAIRVNPWDTDAVADALNLAITMSKSEQQLRHEKHYRYVSSHDVAYWARSFAQDLDRACRDHYSKRCWGIGLGLRFRVVSLSPNFRKLSIDHIVSAYQRTNRRAIFLDYDGTIIPEASIIKSPSPEVLALMNSLCKDPKNTVFIVSGRGRTSLSDWFASCETLGIAAEHGYFLRWNRSSEWETSPVGADLDWKEIVEPVMRLYTEATDGSNIESKESALVWHHQDADPDFGSCQAKELLDHLENVLSNEPAVVKRGQHIVEVKPQGVSKGLVAEKILSRMANDGKAPDFVMCIGDDRSDEDMFESILSTVSSPSLPSPPEIFACTVGRKQSKAKYYLDDVSDVVKLLQGLATASTPKPKHLPHIQVSFESVY